From a single Hirundo rustica isolate bHirRus1 chromosome 38 unlocalized genomic scaffold, bHirRus1.pri.v3 SUPER_38_unloc_3, whole genome shotgun sequence genomic region:
- the AHNAK gene encoding neuroblast differentiation-associated protein AHNAK — protein sequence MEREEDTREILLPNWQGSGSHGITIDQTDHGVFVRRVQQNSPAARMGVVQEGDQIVSATVYFDNLQSGEVAQLLQSMGHHTVGLRLQRRGDRSPLAGHSCAQQALAPGSPEVVLSGDDEEYRRIYTTKIKPRLRSEEGPEAEAGGTQSRTITVTRKVTAYTVDVNGRDGDLGPDFSICVPTPELGAKFLVEKLENPSRAGRAPAPSRGHPGSRPTDSSESWTGDSTCPESLRGHREKSPAPRQLRTWGKSRSRRLKIPKFGFQAGGEAPAPQVGAGVDVNCSPAPGIPSPSGKAPEPRVDVEVKGATEVPSLPPDVPGVEAPAPDGAKGKIKIPHLTFPKFAAAEVPKGAAVPEVALEGEWKGPTFKKVETPQISLSDVNLNLKGPRVEGELKGLGPKGLQVDVAGPGGGLKGVEMDIDVKGSKGAVDVSVPTVGGELRGPQLDLKGPQAGVEVPGVDIRGPAVKVPEVSVKTPQISAPDVDLNLKGPGVKGNLDVSVPKLEGELKSPGLEIKGPKVEVGSPEMEIQGPEGKLKFPKLKMPKFGVKGESPSVDVTLPKAGVDVSGPRVDVSGPRVDVSVPSVDIKGPKVDIEAPDVDIHGPEGKFKVPKFKMPKFGLKGEGPEVDVNLPKADLDVSGPKVDVEAPSLDVQGPEINLKAPKVSMPDVGLTLNGAKAGGDLDVSVPGLRGPGLDIKGPKVEVEAPDLDVQGPEGKLKFPKLKMPKFGVKGESPDVEVTLPKGRVDVSGPGVAVEVPKVKVPEVSIKTPQISMPDIDLNLKGPKVKADLDVSTPKLEGELKTPGLDIKGPKVEVEAPDLDVQGPEGKLKFPKLKMPKFR from the exons gggaTCAGATCGTCAGCGCCACCGTCTACTTCGACAACCTGCAGTCGGGGGAGGTGgcgcagctgctgcagagcatggGGCACCACACGGTGGGACTGCGGCTGCAGCGCCGCGGCGACCGCTCGCCGCTGGCCGGGCACAGCTGCGCGCAGCAGGCGCTGGCCCCCGGCAGCCCCGAGGTCGTGCTG AGCGGCGATGATGAGGAGTACCGGCGCATCTACACCACCAAAATCAAACCGCGGCTGAGGTCCGAGGAGGGGCCGGAGGCCGAGGCCGGGGGGACGCAGAGCAGGACCATCACGGTCACCCGCAAGGTCACCGCCTACACCGTGGACGTCAACGGCCGCGACGGCGACCTCGGCCCCGACTTCAGCATCTGCGTCCCCACGCCGGAGCTGGGGG CCAAATTCCTGGTGGAGAAACTGGAAAATCCCTCTCGGGCTGGAAGGGCTCCGGCGCCTTCCCGGGGCCACCCCGGATCGAGGCCAACGGACAGTTCGGAGAGCTGGACGGGCGATTCCACGTGTCCGGAGAGTCTCCGTGGCCACAGGGAGAAATCGCCGGCTCCTCGCCAGCTGCGGACGTGGGGAAAATCAAGATCCCGGCGTTTAAAAATCCCCAAGTTCGGGTTCCAGGCCGGCGGCGAAGCTCCGGCCCCGCAGGTGGGCGCAGGGGTGGACGTCAACTGCTCGCCCGCACCGGGAATTCCGTCCCCGTCCGGCAAAGCCCCGGAGCCGCGGGTGGACGTGGAGGTCAAAGGTGCCACCGAGgtcccctcccttcctccgGACGTCCCCGGCGTGGAGGCCCCGGCCCCGGATGGCGCCAAGGGGAAAATCAAAATCCCGCACTTGACCTTCCCCAAATTCGCCGCCGCCGAGGTCCCCAAGGGCGCCGCCGTGCCCGAGGTGGCCCTGGAAGGAGAATGGAAAGGCCCCACCTTCAAGAAGGTGGAAACGCCCCAAATTTCACTGTCGGACGTGAACCTGAACCTGAAGGGCCCCAGGGTGGAAGGGGAGCTCAAAGGACTCGGCCCCAAGGGGCTCCAGGTGGACGTGGCCGGGCCAGGCGGTGGCCTGAAGGGCGTGGAGATGGACATTGATGTGAAAGGGTCAAAAGGAGCCGTGGACGTGTCCGTGCCGACCGTGGGGGGCGAACTGAGGGGACCTCAGCTGGACCTGAAAGGGCCCCAGGCCGGGGTGGAGGTGCCCGGAGTGGACATCAGGGGCCCTGCGGTGAAGGTGCCCGAGGTGAGCGTCAAAACCCCCCAGATCTCCGCGCCCGACGTCGACCTGAACCTCAAAGGGCCCGGGGTGAAGGGAAACCTGGATGTTTCTGTCCCAAAACTGGAAGGGGAGCTGAAGAGCCCCGGACTGGAGATCAAAGGCCCCAAAGTCGAGGTCGGGAGCCCAGAAATGGAGATCCAGGGGCCCGAGGGCAAACTGAAGTTCCCCAAGCTGAAAATGCCCAAATTTGGGGTGAAGGGAGAGAGCCCCAGCGTAGACGTGACCCTTCCCAAAGCGGGCGTGGACGTCTCCGGCCCCAGGGTGGACGTCTCTGGCCCCAGGGTGGACGTCAGCGTCCCAAGCGTGGACATCAAGGGCCCCAAAGTGGACATTGAGGCGCCCGACGTCGACATCCACGGCCCTGAGGGAAAATTCAAGGTGCCCAAATTCAAGATGCCCAAATTTGGGCTGAAGGGAGAAGGCCCCGAGGTGGACGTGAACCTCCCAAAGGCAGACCTGGACGTGTCCGGCCCCAAGGTGGACGTTGAGGCGCCGAGTTTGGACGTCCAGGGGCCCGAAATAAACCTCAAGGCCCCCAAAGTCTCCATGCCCGACGTCGGCCTGACCCTGAACGGTGCCAAGGCTGGCGGCGACCTGGACGTGTCCGTGCCGGGTCTGAGGGGCCCCGGGCTGGACATCAAAGGCCCCAAAGTCGAGGTGGAAGCTCCGGATTTGGACGTCCAAGGGCCTGAGGGCAAACTGAAGTTCCCCAAGCTGAAAATGCCCAAATTCGGGGTGAAGGGAGAGAGCCCCGACGTCGAGGTGACCCTTCCCAAGGGCAGAGTGGACGTTTCGGGTCCCGGCGTCGCCGTCGAGGTCCCCAAGGTGAAGGTGCCCGAGGTGAGCATCAAAACCCCCCAGATCTCCATGCCCGACATCGACCTGAACCTCAAAGGGCCCAAAGTCAAGGCGGATTTGGACGTTTCCACCCCAAAACTGGAAGGGGAGCTGAAAACGCCCGGGCTGGACATCAAAGGCCCCAAAGTCGAGGTTGAAGCCCCGGATTTGGACGTCCAAGGGCCCGAGGGCAAACTGAAGTTCCCCAAGCTGAAGATGCCCAAATTCAGGG